DNA sequence from the Vicia villosa cultivar HV-30 ecotype Madison, WI linkage group LG3, Vvil1.0, whole genome shotgun sequence genome:
GGCAATCCAATTAAGTGTACCTCTCAAATGTGTTCCGGAATGCTCATCAAAGACATGTGTTCCGTTAGGAAAGTTCGGAATAATTTTCCAAAAATCGGTGCCCAAAGTATGAATTTTAACTGTAGTAACGGTAGGCAAGTTAGGTTCGGAGTAGTAAAGAACAACCACTTTGTAATTCCCAGAAACGCGATCATAGCCGAAGCCGTAGGTGTCACGAACCTTGTTAACAATTTCACAGCTAGTTTCAAAAGGAGGAGATTCCTTGAATTTTCTAATAGAAGGATTCCACAGAACAACAAAACCTTTCCGTTTAACGGCAATACAAAGGATGCCGTCACAGCAACCATAAACACTGTTCAAAGTAACGAGGGGTTCTTTGAATTTAGTGGACATATTGGTTAAAACAGAATCGAGTGggtaagaattgtgaatcaactcGCATGGTTTGTTTATGTATTTCGCGTAATGGAGACGGCGAGTGGTGGAGAGGCTGAGGTGCTTTCTGGTGAAACTGCGATCGGAGATTAGAGAGTTCCATGACTTGCACATGCATCGGAGCTGTACCAGAAGTTTCACAGGTAGCCTGCAGAAGATTTGAGCGACGAGTTCGATAGGAAGATAGGGAAGTGGTTCATTGTTGATTTCCTCTGtcaccaaattagggtttcttcttAAACGCGGTCGTTTTTGCCGCTTCTTTTCGGTACTGGTAGACATGGTTTATG
Encoded proteins:
- the LOC131657393 gene encoding F-box/kelch-repeat protein At3g23880-like; the encoded protein is MSTSTEKKRQKRPRLRRNPNLVTEEINNEPLPYLPIELVAQIFCRLPVKLLVQLRCMCKSWNSLISDRSFTRKHLSLSTTRRLHYAKYINKPCELIHNSYPLDSVLTNMSTKFKEPLVTLNSVYGCCDGILCIAVKRKGFVVLWNPSIRKFKESPPFETSCEIVNKVRDTYGFGYDRVSGNYKVVVLYYSEPNLPTVTTVKIHTLGTDFWKIIPNFPNGTHVFDEHSGTHLRGTLNWIAYTERRQQGPLFIASFDLGKESYRKLLPPDHEEISQLYLSLAVLRDCLGLISGHHIWVMKEYGIQDSWTKLFSVSFMQHPTKCYVLCKALHIF